A part of Oceanispirochaeta sp. genomic DNA contains:
- the miaA gene encoding tRNA (adenosine(37)-N6)-dimethylallyltransferase MiaA has protein sequence MSLLPWKKSFPKKFSTNTRNKTLPPVVCLFGPTAVGKTDLLEELFGDSAEIISADSMQVYRLLDIGSAKPDPPSLKRIPHHLIDILDYTEQFNTGDFVRLAEECIRGIHNRGKLPVLSGGTAFYFKNLLFGLPPIPPIPAGLRETLNDELSEKGPQALHMQLALVDPETAERLNPADRSRIVRALEVFRGTGQALSTYKTASKPRNDLPCLLLGLERPRAELYERINERVEIMFQQGLYEEVKNLITRGACEDDPGMKGIGYSEFFPFLREGCLTLGDVKARIQKDSRRYAKRQMTFFSSLPGVQWFHPDQTEDVRKVIEVFTTAGS, from the coding sequence TTGTCTCTACTGCCTTGGAAGAAATCATTTCCAAAAAAGTTCAGTACGAATACCAGAAATAAAACTCTCCCTCCTGTCGTCTGTCTCTTTGGACCGACGGCAGTAGGGAAAACGGATCTCCTGGAAGAGTTGTTTGGCGATTCCGCCGAGATCATCAGTGCCGATTCAATGCAGGTGTATCGCCTGCTGGACATCGGCAGTGCCAAACCCGATCCCCCCAGCTTAAAAAGAATCCCCCATCATCTTATAGACATCCTGGATTATACAGAACAGTTTAACACTGGTGATTTTGTGCGCCTGGCCGAAGAGTGCATCCGGGGTATTCATAACAGGGGAAAACTTCCTGTTCTCTCAGGTGGAACCGCCTTTTATTTTAAAAATCTTCTTTTTGGACTGCCCCCCATTCCGCCCATACCGGCCGGACTCAGGGAGACCCTGAATGACGAGCTGTCAGAGAAGGGGCCTCAGGCTCTTCATATGCAGCTGGCCCTGGTTGATCCCGAGACGGCAGAGCGCTTGAATCCAGCGGACCGCTCCCGCATTGTCAGGGCTCTGGAGGTCTTCCGGGGGACAGGACAAGCTCTTTCTACATATAAAACAGCAAGCAAACCCAGGAATGACCTTCCCTGTCTCCTTCTGGGGTTGGAGCGGCCCCGGGCGGAACTGTATGAGAGAATCAATGAAAGAGTGGAGATCATGTTTCAACAGGGTCTCTATGAAGAGGTCAAAAATCTGATAACCCGGGGAGCCTGTGAGGATGATCCGGGTATGAAAGGAATAGGTTACAGCGAGTTCTTTCCTTTTTTAAGAGAAGGCTGCCTGACTCTGGGAGATGTTAAAGCCCGTATTCAGAAGGATTCAAGGCGCTATGCCAAACGGCAGATGACATTTTTCAGCTCTCTTCCCGGAGTGCAGTGGTTTCACCCTGATCAGACTGAAGATGTCAGAAAAGTGATTGAAGTTTTTACTACTGCCGGGTCTTGA
- a CDS encoding DNA-directed RNA polymerase subunit omega, whose amino-acid sequence MPINRELIIPLGDLVNHEGNMYELTNAAIHRAEQISMAGSDDLDKNRGKIVSTALEEIISKKVQYEYQK is encoded by the coding sequence ATGCCCATTAATCGCGAATTAATTATCCCTCTCGGAGACTTGGTAAATCACGAAGGTAATATGTACGAGTTAACCAATGCGGCCATTCACAGAGCTGAGCAGATCAGCATGGCCGGTAGCGATGATCTGGATAAGAATAGAGGAAAAATTGTCTCTACTGCCTTGGAAGAAATCATTTCCAAAAAAGTTCAGTACGAATACCAGAAATAA